A window of the Candidatus Neomarinimicrobiota bacterium genome harbors these coding sequences:
- a CDS encoding LPP20 family lipoprotein, whose translation MFRVSAQSQVTQLISSVVGIMLFVSLGYSAAPDWVEKRPVDPQYYIGIGVVQKDGDSRDYIQRAKNAALSDLSSEIMVNISSEVIDIAVEQSGKSRESIRQEIRATTKSELEGYEVVDTYETRKEYWVYYRLSRGLWEMRKMERMENAMALSKDLLSHGGSLQAENNFTGAIRYYLQAFVPIQKYVAEPLETSINGENVFLKNRIYGELQETLSRISLVPVKDNINIKIGKNPGTQLLVSAIYTRDDNTEVPVMDLPVTFTFLRGNGEMLSRGLTNQKGTAAVRLTKITAPDKTQLVRAAVDIERLRPPDTTLTMVEGMIGGLAAPETRIMLNVSGLKAYIKSNELNFGQPLEVPYLEPLIKNSLAANGFTFSDSISVADYKIEVNARSRKGSVVYGQHVAYVDLTVAVLDMTSGEEIYKQVYEDVKGIHLDFERAGLKAFEKAGEKLEYEFTSDLLAKLLTEE comes from the coding sequence ATGTTTCGTGTATCTGCACAATCCCAAGTAACACAACTCATTTCATCCGTGGTGGGCATTATGCTGTTTGTATCACTCGGTTATTCGGCCGCACCGGATTGGGTGGAAAAACGCCCGGTTGATCCTCAATACTATATCGGTATAGGCGTTGTACAAAAGGATGGCGACTCCAGGGATTACATCCAGCGCGCCAAGAATGCCGCCCTGAGCGACCTCTCTTCGGAAATCATGGTGAATATCTCCAGCGAAGTGATAGACATCGCCGTGGAGCAATCCGGGAAGAGCCGGGAATCGATCAGACAGGAGATTCGGGCTACCACCAAGAGCGAATTGGAGGGCTACGAGGTGGTGGATACCTATGAAACCCGGAAGGAGTATTGGGTTTACTACCGCCTGTCGAGAGGGTTGTGGGAGATGCGAAAAATGGAGCGGATGGAAAATGCCATGGCTCTTTCCAAAGATCTATTGAGTCATGGGGGAAGCCTGCAGGCGGAGAACAATTTTACCGGAGCAATTCGCTACTACCTGCAAGCGTTTGTGCCTATTCAGAAATATGTTGCGGAACCGCTGGAGACCAGCATCAATGGAGAAAATGTTTTCCTGAAGAACAGGATATATGGAGAGCTGCAGGAGACGCTGAGCCGGATTTCGCTCGTACCCGTCAAAGATAACATCAATATAAAAATCGGGAAAAATCCGGGAACACAATTACTGGTCAGCGCAATCTATACCCGGGATGACAATACTGAGGTTCCTGTTATGGATTTGCCGGTAACGTTTACCTTCCTCAGAGGTAACGGGGAAATGCTGTCCAGGGGATTAACCAACCAAAAAGGGACGGCCGCGGTTAGGCTGACGAAAATTACAGCGCCTGATAAAACGCAATTAGTGCGGGCAGCCGTTGATATTGAAAGGCTGCGACCGCCGGATACGACTCTGACCATGGTGGAGGGCATGATCGGCGGCCTGGCTGCACCGGAGACGAGGATCATGTTGAACGTTTCCGGACTGAAAGCCTATATCAAATCCAACGAGCTAAATTTCGGTCAACCACTTGAAGTCCCGTATCTGGAACCGTTGATAAAAAACAGTCTGGCAGCGAATGGGTTCACATTTTCGGATTCCATCTCCGTCGCCGATTACAAAATAGAGGTAAATGCCCGATCCAGGAAGGGTTCCGTTGTATACGGACAACATGTGGCATACGTGGATCTGACGGTTGCTGTCCTGGATATGACCTCGGGCGAAGAAATTTACAAACAGGTCTATGAAGACGTCAAAGGCATACATCTCGATTTCGAGCGCGCAGGACTGAAAGCCTTCGAGAAGGCCGGCGAAAAGCTGGAATACGAATTTACATCGGATTTGCTGGCAAAGTTGTTGACGGAGGAGTGA
- a CDS encoding CsgG/HfaB family protein: MGTVKKVTAVLLSSLLMFQSLVLALPPGETIVIAIVDFKNTSNNQVLNYLEKAIPESVITSMARSGQLEIVERGRLQDAISEMQLGMSGIVDEQTAVEVGRAVGANAILVGSFVTIGEMIQINARLIDVESSKIIKADTRRGAIGEEIFELMDQMAQSMEYQMVGDRSRPVAIQQVSQADLQKNTAQTQMESPFYSRWWFWTIVGVGVVGGTAYAMSAGGGESNISTVSVSVPLP, encoded by the coding sequence ATGGGTACGGTGAAGAAGGTCACTGCTGTTCTCCTGAGTAGCCTGCTGATGTTCCAATCGCTGGTCCTTGCCCTGCCGCCGGGAGAGACAATCGTGATAGCGATCGTTGATTTTAAGAATACCAGCAATAATCAAGTATTGAATTACCTAGAGAAAGCGATACCGGAATCCGTCATCACGAGTATGGCGAGAAGCGGGCAACTGGAGATCGTCGAGCGGGGCCGTCTTCAGGATGCCATCTCTGAGATGCAGTTGGGTATGTCAGGTATCGTGGATGAACAGACTGCGGTGGAGGTTGGTCGTGCGGTGGGAGCGAATGCTATCCTCGTGGGGAGCTTTGTGACTATCGGAGAAATGATTCAGATAAACGCCCGGCTCATCGATGTGGAATCCAGCAAAATTATCAAGGCTGATACCCGGCGGGGAGCAATCGGGGAAGAGATCTTTGAATTAATGGATCAGATGGCTCAATCAATGGAATATCAAATGGTGGGGGATCGGTCCCGGCCAGTGGCGATCCAGCAGGTTTCCCAGGCGGATTTGCAGAAGAACACTGCGCAAACTCAAATGGAATCCCCTTTTTACTCCAGATGGTGGTTCTGGACAATCGTTGGCGTGGGCGTAGTTGGAGGTACGGCGTACGCCATGTCTGCCGGTGGGGGCGAAAGTAATATTTCAACGGTATCGGTCAGCGTACCGCTGCCGTAA
- a CDS encoding M48 family metalloprotease: MKGLLNVIISLVVLIIGSTGFCGETATVERERATLREGPGSFFPAVAELQKGTEVEQLEAQEHWIKVSVEELNGYVSEKAVQAGKAKSEDPFAKMSATPSVTKVAQSGVSAAVKGFAEKYAHRLEGDGSFLETLYSYRIDPRRYQQFRQETYADRNLRKLRRKVDLPRQRGRDVFSFPEEGVGLGIASRIAELGIYENRNLQNYVNFVGNLVVEASDSWDQGFKFFILDVDKVNAYSCPGGIVFITKGAIERMQNEAELACFMGHEIAHVVLRHGMKELEKRKVMVTADNAFMELESETEMSSDIQSTSDDLENIAIESYETIFSGRLQEYEDEADEYGLTIAARAGYAPSAMVDYLGRISAGKTLSGNEHYTTEQNAERREQIIQWIDDTRFPDELLVKDSSRFATQTGGM; this comes from the coding sequence ATGAAAGGATTGCTGAATGTAATAATTTCATTGGTGGTTTTAATTATCGGGTCAACCGGATTCTGCGGCGAAACCGCCACTGTTGAGCGGGAACGGGCGACGCTCCGGGAGGGGCCGGGCTCATTCTTTCCGGCGGTTGCAGAGCTGCAGAAGGGCACGGAAGTAGAACAGCTGGAAGCGCAGGAACACTGGATTAAGGTGTCGGTCGAGGAATTGAACGGCTACGTCTCGGAAAAGGCGGTGCAGGCCGGAAAGGCGAAGTCGGAGGATCCGTTTGCGAAGATGAGCGCTACTCCCAGCGTTACGAAGGTGGCGCAGTCCGGCGTATCCGCTGCCGTCAAGGGATTCGCCGAGAAATACGCACATCGACTGGAAGGGGACGGATCCTTCCTGGAGACACTGTATTCCTACCGGATCGATCCCCGGCGATACCAGCAGTTTCGGCAGGAGACATATGCAGATCGCAATCTCCGGAAACTCAGGCGGAAGGTCGATCTGCCTCGCCAGCGGGGCAGAGATGTTTTCTCTTTCCCCGAGGAAGGCGTAGGACTTGGAATCGCTTCCAGGATTGCCGAACTCGGCATTTACGAAAACCGGAACCTGCAGAATTATGTGAACTTCGTCGGGAACCTGGTAGTGGAGGCCAGCGATTCATGGGATCAGGGGTTTAAATTCTTCATTCTCGACGTTGACAAGGTAAACGCGTATTCCTGTCCGGGCGGCATTGTGTTTATCACAAAAGGCGCCATAGAACGGATGCAAAACGAGGCGGAACTGGCCTGCTTTATGGGACACGAAATCGCCCATGTGGTGCTGCGCCACGGAATGAAGGAACTTGAAAAACGAAAGGTAATGGTCACAGCGGATAACGCTTTCATGGAGTTGGAGAGTGAAACTGAAATGTCTTCCGATATACAATCCACCAGTGACGACCTGGAAAATATCGCTATCGAGTCGTATGAAACTATTTTCTCCGGCCGGCTCCAGGAGTACGAGGACGAAGCAGATGAATACGGTTTAACCATCGCCGCCAGAGCTGGTTACGCCCCGTCGGCCATGGTTGATTATCTCGGTCGGATCTCTGCAGGTAAAACCCTCTCCGGGAACGAGCACTATACCACCGAGCAAAACGCCGAGCGCCGGGAGCAAATAATCCAATGGATTGATGATACCCGTTTCCCGGATGAGCTGTTAGTGAAGGACAGCTCACGATTTGCTACACAGACCGGTGGCATGTAA
- a CDS encoding adenylate/guanylate cyclase domain-containing protein: protein MNIPGFLNSVTNQFTKTYRTWYVALGIALVLSLVAMALNNLAFMREIEQKTLDYRFVQFPIPERADSNIVLVDIDNNSLEYFGETVGIQYPFPRNFYALMNSLFKDVNSRAVMYDMLFYDPDLNRDETYADQTDGAFAESIRDHGKVILGCELLVDSSGGLIPKQFGIPIEGKNDLSHIAYQGAKVPIDTLLHAAAGLGITNVHTDQDGVLRRTRPLFTYRSKTLASLPIRGWIESGGFGEIRTDGQKIRAGDQQIPLDENGEYLVNWYGPGGPEGAFQYVPISAVIQTASALRYGGEPSLDPEMFRDKYIIVGASAAGLKDLKPTPFTGITPYPGMEIWATVLSNFTQGDFVHRMPAWLTFLNTMLIAFLAYLAFTQFRMRYSHLLLPGIALFLVGLSLLLWNTHRIWMEIVFPATGFVLSYVTAATLSFVMEGRSKLEIRKVFSRYVHPDVIQNLLREPDMVQMGGDEIYATVLFSDIYNFTTFSEGKSAPELVQYLNEYFDKLTSFVLDHNGLLDKYTGDGIMALFGAPLPRDDHAVLACQAALAHREFAYSLTSNGESVSPAAHFHRNTRIGLNSGPIVAGNIGSERRTDYTAIGDDVNLAARLEGVNKVFKTQIIISESTYALVKEEFLCRELDLLRVKGKTEPVKIYELIDRLENATRHNTELYKQYHEGLLEYRNGNWKAAISIFGELAVEPYNDSPSQTMLERSQVLKKEKPKEWDGVFTLTSK, encoded by the coding sequence ATGAACATTCCGGGTTTTCTCAACAGTGTTACCAATCAATTTACCAAAACGTATCGCACCTGGTACGTGGCGCTGGGTATTGCCCTGGTGCTCAGTTTGGTTGCCATGGCGCTCAACAATCTGGCATTCATGCGGGAAATCGAGCAGAAAACCCTGGATTATCGGTTCGTGCAGTTCCCCATTCCGGAGCGGGCGGATTCCAACATCGTTCTGGTCGATATCGATAACAATAGCTTGGAATACTTTGGCGAGACGGTCGGCATCCAGTATCCATTCCCCCGGAATTTCTATGCACTGATGAACTCTCTTTTCAAAGATGTGAACAGCCGCGCGGTCATGTACGATATGCTGTTCTACGATCCGGATCTGAACCGTGACGAGACCTACGCCGACCAGACCGATGGCGCCTTTGCCGAATCCATCCGGGACCATGGCAAAGTTATCCTGGGGTGTGAGTTACTGGTCGATTCCTCCGGAGGCCTGATTCCGAAACAATTTGGTATTCCCATAGAAGGTAAGAACGATCTGTCCCACATCGCGTATCAGGGAGCTAAGGTGCCGATCGATACATTACTTCACGCCGCTGCGGGATTGGGCATCACCAACGTGCACACTGACCAGGATGGCGTACTTCGGCGGACCCGGCCGCTGTTTACCTATCGTAGTAAAACGCTGGCCAGCCTGCCGATCCGGGGATGGATTGAGAGCGGAGGCTTTGGAGAAATACGGACTGACGGCCAAAAAATCCGGGCGGGTGATCAGCAGATTCCGCTGGACGAAAATGGCGAGTATCTGGTGAACTGGTACGGGCCCGGAGGCCCGGAGGGCGCCTTTCAATACGTACCGATCAGCGCAGTCATTCAGACGGCAAGCGCTCTCAGGTACGGTGGTGAGCCTTCGCTCGATCCGGAGATGTTCCGGGATAAATATATCATCGTCGGGGCTTCGGCAGCAGGACTCAAGGATTTAAAGCCGACCCCATTCACCGGAATCACGCCGTACCCCGGTATGGAGATCTGGGCAACCGTGCTCAGCAATTTCACGCAGGGTGATTTTGTCCACCGAATGCCGGCCTGGCTCACATTTCTTAATACGATGCTTATTGCCTTCCTGGCATACCTTGCCTTCACACAATTTCGTATGCGCTACAGCCATTTGCTCCTGCCGGGAATCGCCCTATTTCTCGTTGGCCTCTCACTCCTTCTCTGGAATACACATCGAATCTGGATGGAGATTGTATTCCCGGCGACCGGATTTGTGTTGTCGTATGTGACGGCAGCGACGCTTAGTTTCGTCATGGAAGGCCGCTCCAAGCTGGAAATCCGCAAGGTCTTCAGCCGGTACGTTCATCCCGACGTAATCCAGAACCTCCTGCGGGAACCGGATATGGTCCAAATGGGCGGAGATGAGATCTACGCCACAGTTTTATTCTCGGATATTTATAACTTTACTACGTTTTCTGAAGGGAAATCCGCTCCGGAACTGGTACAGTATCTGAACGAGTATTTTGACAAACTCACCAGTTTCGTGCTAGACCACAATGGCTTGCTGGATAAATATACAGGAGACGGAATCATGGCGTTGTTCGGCGCACCACTTCCCAGAGATGACCACGCCGTCCTGGCCTGCCAGGCTGCGCTGGCTCACCGGGAGTTTGCGTATTCCCTGACTTCAAACGGAGAATCGGTATCACCGGCGGCACATTTTCACAGGAATACCAGGATTGGTTTGAACTCCGGGCCTATCGTCGCCGGAAACATCGGCTCGGAGCGGCGTACCGATTATACCGCCATCGGCGATGACGTGAACCTGGCCGCCAGGCTGGAAGGCGTGAACAAGGTCTTTAAAACGCAAATTATTATCAGCGAATCGACCTACGCACTGGTGAAGGAAGAATTCCTATGCCGGGAGCTGGACCTGCTCCGGGTCAAGGGGAAGACTGAGCCGGTGAAGATTTATGAACTTATAGATCGCCTCGAAAATGCCACCCGGCATAATACCGAACTCTACAAGCAATACCACGAGGGACTCCTGGAATATCGGAACGGGAACTGGAAGGCGGCGATTTCCATCTTTGGAGAACTGGCCGTTGAGCCGTATAATGATTCACCATCCCAAACCATGCTCGAACGTTCGCAGGTGTTGAAGAAGGAAAAGCCGAAAGAGTGGGACGGCGTGTTTACTTTGACGAGTAAGTAA
- a CDS encoding class II fumarate hydratase, with protein MNQQTRTEKDSLGEVQVPAGSYYGAQTQRAKENFPISDLRFPRRFIQALGYIKQSAAEVNRDLGLVDANIADAIIQAAQQVIDGDLDDQFILDIFQTGSGTSTNMNANEVIANRAAEILGEAIGSKAVHPNDHVNMSQSSNDVIPTAMHLSTMMAIEEDLIPSLKKFQKSLEQKADEFDDVVKSGRTHLMDATPIRLGQEFGGYAQQAERAIDRLRIALDELSELAIGGTATGTGINCPVEFPGKMVDALAEKTGLELWEAENHFEAQAAKDAYVSAAGAVNTLAQSLLKIANDIRFLSSGPTSGIAEIKLPVIQPGSSIMPGKVNPVMSESVMQVAARVIGNVQTITVSGTHGNFQLNVMMPVMTHAMLESVHLLTNVLDAFRTKCLDGIEVDRERCKELVELNPSIATALNQKIGYDKASEVAKKAAAERKPVPQVVEEMGLLSKEELEEALDVRAMTDRGIPGEK; from the coding sequence ATGAACCAGCAGACACGAACCGAAAAAGATTCGCTGGGCGAAGTGCAAGTACCGGCGGGGTCATATTACGGCGCCCAGACTCAACGGGCCAAAGAAAATTTCCCCATTAGTGACCTGAGGTTTCCGCGCCGATTCATCCAGGCCTTAGGCTATATCAAACAATCAGCTGCCGAGGTGAACCGCGACCTTGGACTGGTGGACGCTAATATCGCCGACGCCATCATTCAGGCGGCACAACAGGTCATTGACGGTGATCTGGATGATCAGTTCATTCTTGACATCTTTCAGACCGGAAGCGGGACATCCACCAATATGAATGCCAACGAAGTCATTGCAAACCGTGCGGCAGAAATCCTCGGCGAAGCAATCGGTAGTAAGGCTGTCCATCCCAATGATCACGTGAACATGTCCCAGTCATCCAACGACGTGATTCCCACGGCCATGCATCTCTCCACCATGATGGCGATTGAGGAGGATCTCATCCCGTCGCTGAAGAAATTTCAGAAATCTTTGGAACAAAAGGCTGACGAATTCGACGATGTGGTTAAGAGCGGGCGCACCCATCTTATGGACGCCACGCCCATCCGCCTGGGGCAGGAGTTCGGCGGCTATGCACAGCAGGCCGAGCGCGCTATCGACCGGCTCCGGATTGCATTGGATGAACTCTCCGAGCTGGCTATCGGCGGGACCGCCACCGGTACTGGAATCAACTGCCCCGTGGAATTCCCTGGCAAGATGGTAGACGCGCTCGCGGAAAAAACCGGCCTGGAACTGTGGGAAGCGGAAAATCACTTCGAGGCGCAGGCCGCAAAGGATGCCTACGTGTCGGCGGCAGGCGCAGTAAACACGCTTGCGCAATCTCTCTTAAAAATTGCCAATGATATCCGGTTCTTGAGCAGCGGGCCTACCAGCGGCATCGCGGAAATCAAACTGCCGGTGATTCAGCCGGGCTCGTCCATTATGCCGGGCAAGGTGAATCCGGTGATGAGTGAATCGGTGATGCAAGTAGCGGCGCGGGTCATCGGCAACGTACAGACTATCACGGTAAGCGGAACCCACGGCAACTTCCAGCTCAATGTGATGATGCCGGTGATGACGCATGCGATGCTGGAGAGTGTGCACCTGTTGACAAATGTACTCGACGCGTTCCGGACGAAATGCCTGGACGGTATTGAGGTCGACCGGGAACGGTGTAAAGAGCTTGTGGAGCTCAACCCCTCCATCGCTACGGCGCTCAACCAGAAGATCGGCTATGATAAAGCCTCCGAAGTAGCCAAAAAGGCGGCGGCAGAGAGAAAGCCCGTGCCGCAGGTCGTGGAAGAGATGGGACTGCTTTCCAAAGAAGAACTGGAGGAGGCGCTGGATGTTCGTGCGATGACCGACCGGGGGATACCGGGGGAGAAGTGA
- a CDS encoding redoxin domain-containing protein translates to MENMENSIDIAKNFNDHNVKPAGTPAPDFTLTDQNGEDVSLAHLLNRGMALLYFFSRDGAPGVSEELATLNEYRERFEDLGITPVGISEDGIETHKRYAQKNNISLTLLADPENEASEAYGTRFESGINARVSFVVSRDHEVVRVYADQRSRSHVKEVYRNVKETLAE, encoded by the coding sequence ATGGAAAATATGGAAAACTCAATCGATATTGCGAAGAATTTCAACGATCACAATGTGAAGCCGGCCGGTACGCCTGCGCCGGATTTTACGCTGACCGATCAAAACGGCGAGGACGTCTCCCTGGCGCACCTGCTGAACAGAGGAATGGCGTTGCTGTATTTCTTTTCCAGAGATGGCGCTCCTGGGGTGTCAGAAGAACTGGCGACATTAAATGAATATCGGGAGCGATTTGAGGATTTGGGCATTACGCCGGTCGGCATTAGTGAAGATGGCATTGAGACGCATAAACGATATGCACAGAAAAATAACATTTCGCTCACGCTGCTCGCCGACCCGGAAAACGAAGCCAGCGAGGCATACGGTACCAGATTCGAGAGCGGCATCAATGCCCGTGTGAGTTTTGTCGTTTCCCGCGATCATGAAGTCGTCCGCGTCTATGCTGACCAGCGATCCCGGTCGCATGTCAAAGAGGTGTATAGGAATGTGAAGGAGACGCTGGCGGAGTAA
- a CDS encoding 3'(2'),5'-bisphosphate nucleotidase CysQ: MSRNYQEELLAAKAAARAAGKVVMQYYEAGDYDIAEKSRNNPVTTADTEADTLLKERLKSTFPEYGWLSEESKDNPERLDKELVWVVDPIDGTKEFITGVPEFVISIGLVRNGEPVVGVLYNPVEDELYSASRGGGAYLNDDKITVSETTKLSDASLLVSRTETRNGHVDKFSDYIGEFKPTGSVAYKLCLASAGRGDVFVSVYSKNEWDVCAGDLVVQEAGGTMSDIYGNPVVYNKKKTKIHDGIIAGNATIAEQMLELTEKLDAEEK, encoded by the coding sequence ATGAGCCGTAATTATCAGGAGGAACTCCTGGCAGCGAAAGCGGCGGCCCGGGCTGCCGGAAAAGTGGTAATGCAGTATTATGAGGCCGGCGATTATGATATCGCTGAAAAGAGCCGGAATAACCCGGTCACCACAGCAGATACCGAAGCAGACACGCTTCTGAAGGAGCGGCTGAAAAGCACGTTTCCGGAGTATGGCTGGTTATCTGAGGAATCCAAGGATAACCCGGAGCGGCTGGACAAGGAACTGGTCTGGGTCGTCGATCCAATTGATGGAACCAAGGAGTTCATCACCGGCGTTCCGGAATTCGTAATTTCCATCGGGCTGGTGCGCAACGGGGAGCCGGTGGTTGGCGTGCTCTATAATCCCGTGGAAGATGAACTGTACAGCGCCTCCAGAGGTGGCGGGGCCTATTTAAATGATGATAAAATTACCGTCTCAGAGACTACGAAACTCTCGGACGCCTCTCTCTTAGTGAGCCGCACCGAGACTCGGAACGGTCACGTGGATAAATTTTCGGATTATATCGGCGAATTCAAACCGACGGGGAGCGTAGCATATAAACTCTGTCTGGCCAGCGCGGGACGCGGCGACGTGTTCGTGAGCGTTTACTCCAAAAATGAATGGGACGTCTGCGCCGGGGATCTGGTGGTGCAGGAGGCCGGCGGCACCATGTCCGACATCTATGGGAATCCCGTCGTCTATAATAAAAAGAAGACTAAAATCCATGACGGTATCATCGCCGGGAACGCCACGATTGCCGAGCAGATGCTGGAACTCACGGAAAAACTCGACGCCGAAGAAAAGTAG